ATTCTGGCAGCCGGGGGCCCCGGGGGCCCCGGCGCCGACCCAGGGCAGCCACATCCTTTGGCTTGTGCTTCATACAAACCAAACGATCCCTACAGATTTTCTTCACGCATCAGTTTGAAAATCTCGTGTTTGTAGGGTGTTGTATGCTTTTGATATACAAGCGAATTGCATGCATTCATGGAGATCGGCAGCACGGCATGGTCTCGAGGGCCGGGCAATCGGCTAAGAGCCCAGTTTCGGCTCTCTGGGGCACAAGGACCAGCTGACTTTCGATCCAGCTCTCCTGCTTATCCTCGCTGATTTCTGGAGGGAAGATCTGCTCATCTTGTGTATTATTAACAATCTGCCGTTCAACAGCAGGACTAAACACGACTGTGGACCCCCAGGCCGGCGGTcgtgctccccctgctggctatCCACAGGTATAatcactgtcagaaaaaagtagACTTCTTAAAGGTACAAGAGCGCCATCCATGGCCTAAAGGGGCAGATCGACCGACATGAGAGTGCAAGAGAGTGCCGGCTGAGACACCAATGGACACATCCACTGGCCCAGTCGAACTATTATAGCTCATGGCACCGTTGGCGGGTTCTGTCCATTTATGGGGCTCTTGTTGTTGCAGGAATGGTAACGCTGCACATGGATGGTGATGCCCCTCGCATGGAGACTCTGACAGTCAGGAGAATGGGCTGAACATGGCAGAAAAGCCACCAAGAGCTTCATCGTTGCAGATCTAGCACCAGCTGAAGACCAGCTTGCTGTGAAAATGCATCTAACTTCCACTCCAAGATTTCCCAGTAAGACTGTGATccctttctttttatttattatatggTTCTAAAGTTACGCTGAGCTCCCCTCCAGCCAGAACTCACGGGAAAGCCGCTGGAGCACCGGGGATGTAGCTGAAAGCCGAGCGAGGAGGTGAGGTCCACGTGAGTGGGCGTGGTCAGAGCAGGGTTGGGGGCGTGGCCATGACAGGGTTGGGGGAGTGGTCAGGGTAGGGTTGGGGGCATGGCTGGGGTATGGTTGGGGGTGTGGTCATGGCAGGGTTGGGGGCGTGGTCATGACAGGGTTGGGGGAGTGGTCAGGGCAGGGTTGGGGGCATGGCTGGGGTATGGTTGGGGGTGTGGTCATGGCAGGGTTGGGGGCGTGGCTGGGGTATGGTTGGGGGCGTGGTTATGACagggttgggggtgtggccatGACAGGGTTGGGGGAgtggctggggtgggggtggggtggagttAGGGGTCTGAAGTGGGGATGGCGGGGACCAGGGAAGACTGCTGGAGGAGGCAGAGCCGACCCATGCAGCATGTGGCCAACTTTTAACAAGCTGTTTTTGGACACTGCATGGTGGTATCAGAAAGCCATTTAAGAAGGAGTGAGACCCTGAGTCAGACAGCTGTGGCCGCGGGTTCGAGAGCTGCTGAAGCTCCTAACCTGCTGCAGTCACATGGCCCCACAGAAAGAGGAACACCCCACAGCACTGCAGTCACACCCCCAGCCTCCCACCAACCAATCACATCTCCGCTCTTCAGGCCACTCCCACTGACCTATTCATACCCTCGTCCAATCACATTACGGCTCAGCATCTTATTCTCCATGTATAAACATCTTGGGTGCGTAAAAATGCAGAGACACAAAATGGATGTAAAACGTACAGTTATTcacgagggggggggaggggggacatacTGGAATTTCAAGATgaacaacaaacacaaactgGAGTCAGAAGGCCAGACCCTACAGCGCTCAACCAGAGAGGGAGCTGGTGTTACTGAACGTGGTGCATTAATAACAATGTGGAAGTGGGGATTAAAATAACGTTTTATTGAGTGAAATTTAAACACGAAGGAAAAAGCAGAAGTCAGCTTTCGACTAAGCGGAGGAGGATATCTTCAGCGTACTGTGCTGGGAAACACACAGAACAATAATAAACTATTGGGACTGTTTATTATTCATGACCTTTGGGTGTGCAAAACCATCACTTACATGGAGCCCAGGTCCgtgttttactgtaattaaatgacaaatcacacaaattaaaaacaacaaaaaataatccCCTCTTTGCTCCACTACTTCAGTGTAGATGTTCCTAAAAACACGAATCTAAAATGTCACACGTCAAAAGCGTATAGCGCCCTGCCACTCTTCCTGCTACATACATTGCTAAACTGGCTCAAAGGCCAGGATCTAAATCCTACAACAGACACATCCAACTACTGAGCCACAAGGTCAGTGTGACTGCGTGACTGGCCTGGAGCGTTTGCCAAACCACAATCGAGGCTTTGTACCCAGTGACTGCCATCAGCTGAAATGCGCTGATGAGGGCTCGGTGTGCCCAGTGCCAGGGGGATCCCGGTGCCAGGGGGATCCCGGTGCCAGGGGGATCCCGGTGCCAGGGGGATCCCGGTGCCTGGGGGATCCCGGTGCCTGGGGGATCCCGGTGCCTGGGGGATCCCGGCCACTGACTGCCAGAGATCTGGAATCACGGGATTATGGCCAAACCAAACACTCACAGCGCAAAATGTTCTTAGAGATCACAATCACACCACTAACTCCCCTAACCCTGCCCTTACGATGATCATGATGCCGACGACTGGGACGTCACCGTCACTCCAGACGTGCACCCAGAACCTCGTGCGCAGTGCCATCTGGTTGGATGGTACAGACTACGAATTTGACTCAGTTTGGCTCCGCAAAGGAACCGATCCGTCACTTAACATGTTTCTAATGGCTGTCAGGTCAATGTACATAATAGCACGCGTGCACgctcacacgtgcacacacacacgcacacacacacacacacacacacacacactcacacgcgcacacacacacacacgctcacacgcacgcacacacacaggtttataattatatctttgtggggattctaatcccaacaaggcgaccataacccctacccagccttaatcataaccataagtaacttaTAAAGACTTTTAAAGGcatttttactgttttgatttcattcacagatctttctggggacccaaaaatggttcccacaattTCAAAatgcaggtttttattacattgtgggggacatttggtccccacaaagtaatataaacctaatccactcacacacacacacacacacagatacagttaGACCCTGTAACTGAATTAGGCTGTACTAAAATAGAGCATGTTAGTCTCACCTTTGCCTACTAAAGACACGTTTCCTGTCTTGCATCAGTATGTAAAATCTTTACGGTTCACATGGATCCCATACATTGCTTACCTAATACTTACCTAATACATATACATAAATTAGGAAACTATATAATCtgcttatataaatataaacgtGTCTATGTGAGACAGCCTCCGCTTACCTGCCACCCGCTCATCCGCCTCCCGGTGGCCATCATCAGAATAGCGGGCAAAGTCCAGTGAATCCAGAGTGCTGATGCTTCCGGCCCTGTctggaacacagagagacacatcGGCGCCGGTCATTAAGGCCGGGTTTGAAGTGCCTTCTTTATGATCGCTTACCGTCTGCTGGCAAACTTCTCAGCTCTGTGACCAGCACAAGAGCCATACAGCAAAACTGTAGCATTCGTTTGGGTGGGACTAAGAAATGCACATCCAGTTAGTTTGAGGCTGATAACCTTGACACTGCCTGTCTTATCATTCTAGAAGGACCTCATCCTTACCACTAACTTTCTCCAGCAGCTCAAGAAGGACCTCATCCTTACCGCTACCCTTCTCCAGCAGCTCGAGAAGAACCTCATCCTTACCGCTAACCTTCTCCAGCAGCTCGACAAGGACCTCATCCTTACCGCTAACCTTCTCCAGCAGCAGCTCGAGAAGGACCTCATCCTTACCGCTAACCTTCTCCAGCGGCTCGAGAAGGACCTCATCCTTACCGCTAACCTTCTCCAGCGGCTCGAGAAGGACCTCATCCTTACCGCTACCCTTCTCCAGCAGCTCGAGAAGAACCTCATCCTTACCGCTAACCTTCTCCAGCAGCTCGAGAAGGACCTCATCCTTACCGCTAACCTTCTCCAGCGGCTCGAGAAGGACCTCATCCTTACCGCTAACTTTCTCCAGCGGCTCGAGAAGGACCTCATCCTTACCGCTAACCTTCTCCAGCGGCTAGAGAAGCTTCATACACGGGACAGCAGAGCGTAAAAGTCACAAGCTCAAACTGCAAAACTCCCAAAGCCTTGGAGACCATGAGGACCACCTGCATTCCCCAATACTTCCAGAAGGAGTGATCCCCACCCAACAACATGAATCACATCCCACTCCTGATGCAGTTACCATAGCAACCCCATCCGGCTCCTTGGAGGGCTTATGATCTCAACCTGAGACAGGGGAGGAGTCTCCATGAAGACATTGCCAAAAGTTGTAGGAAAACATCAGTGGTGTCCTGCTCTGTTTCTGTATGCTAGGAAATCGACTGGGATGGCAGCAGAACCAGGCGAACGGGAGATTATAATCAGATCAGAGATCAGACCACAATTCTGTCCTCCCCTACTAATGGACCAGCATCCATTGTTTTCTCTTCGATGATGTAGGAAAAAGGAGAATGAgagatgcatgctgggaagcaGGCCTATGAAGGACGCTGACGTTGTTTAGCGATGGAACAGGCTGCAAAGGGCCAAAGCATTAACGATCCGATATTGGCAAAAAAGGCCGACATGTTGCTGCTTGATATTTTGTCTTCATGTTTTTATGAAGGGCATTGAACAGGGTTTCAAATCAGTAGAAGGCCATAAGAATGTGAGACATTTCCCTCCCCAGCAGCCAATGATGTTCCTCGATTTCAAAACGGCAAATATCGTCCTCGTGGTCTTACATCGCCCtcgtggtcttggcaagaccagtgTTGCCATCTTGCCTCCCAACTTGggacacaatgaatcatgggttGGTCTCGTTTGGTGAGGATGTAAtgaaagatgatgtgaaagtaTGGTCACACAGGCATCTCACGGAACACCCCAGGTGTTTAAAGGGCCTTTATAAGGACCCGGGTAAGGAGATGCCTAAGTTCAGTCAGACATTATCACCGGTGTATGAAGACAACAGGAAGCTGGACAGATAAGGCACTCTACATATCACATGACACCCAGCAATTCCATCGATTCAGCTTGACGCCTGCCAAGCGGCAGCTCTGTGCTGAGATGTTCTGAGATGTTCTTACGCCACACTGAGCTGGAAATCTGGAACACAAAGGGTGAGTATATCTGTGTAGAAGCTCAAAGGGAAAGGCGTTCTGCTTGAGGCGTTATACGACTCTGGGGGTTAGgattctgtgtctgtgattggaaggtcgttGGGTCTAATCCCTTAGCTGTCAGAGTTGTTACATCTCTACTGGGCCATTGAGCAAGACCCCTAACCATGAGAAATGCCCCAGAGGTGTCAGACAAAGGACTCGACCTTGTGCTCAAACCTCTCACttctacgtgtgtgtgtgtctccgaCAAGAGCGAGATGGAACATGCCAAACCTAAAAAATGCCTATGAATCCGCTATTTAAAGCCACGCCGATTGTTTGTTGAGTCAGCTTCTTTGGTCTCACCACCACGCTAGTTGAAGCGGACGCCTCTTCACGTGCTTTAACGGCTTTGTTGTACTCCAACAAGTGCTTCTGCtttaaatgatgaaataagTTTGTGGTGTTTTCTCCCTTCGCCACGACGACCCGCTTGCATGTTCtacaaaaaattgtgctttgTTGGGTATCTGACGGGCGAAAACCAAACCAGTTCCACACCACTGAAGTTGCACCATTTTTACAAACCAATTCTGGTTCATCTGTTTCATTCAACGATCCGCTTTCGCCCTTCTCATTCTCCGCCGCCGCCATGCTTTTTCCGCCATGTGCGTATGAGCGTATGAAACCAAAGGCACTGCGCATGCGCGTTTTACCAATATTCTATCGCGATTTTCTTATCATTGCCTAACATTGTACCGGTATTACCGTGAAAGGTATAATATGGCCCAGCCCTATATCTGTCCATGTCTTACAcaaagacattttctttttaagtgtcatacttttttgactgactcattcggTTAGTTTGAGTCCCAGATTATGGTAAATGGGGAGGAATGAGAATATGACCCCATTTCCAGCCCCGAGGACTGACCTGTGGCGTGGTTCAGAGCTGACAGTGTGGGCCAGTATGATGTCATCATGTCAGCCCAGGGATGCTAAGGGGGCAGGAAGGACGCTGGGGGGTGGGCTTCGCAGGGGGGGTTGTGTTTGGCTGAGACAGAGAAGAGAGTCCCCTGAAGTACGGTAGCTAATGTTACATTAGTGAGATTCTAACAATATTTAACAGTAGGACATGCTGATACACTACACTGTACGTTAAAATGTGATGATATTTACATACCATTAATGCAGAAGGAAGTGTAGAAATACAGCAAGTTAAAGATGATAATTCTTTCAAAGGGAAATTACTCACCTTCTTCCcctagaacccccccccccctctcgcCCCGGCACTTTTAAGCAGGCTGATCCTTCCCTGGTTGGGGGAGCACTTCTCTGCTCCTaaagggtggggggtgtttgCATTAAGCtttgcagtgcagtgcagacaGACCTGTACCAAATTCTACTAACAGACTACATATAAACATAGACTAATGAGTCAAAACACTATGACCGCTTCCATTTGAAGAGCATAATGGTGCAAGTCAAGGTCTGGGATACATTAAGCGGTAAACCAAGACTGCACATATTTTACATGCTGAATGCATGACTTCTCCTAGTCACACAGCCTCTGCCATGTTTACAGAATGCTGTCATGTTAATGGTCTGTGTGATGTGACCTCCTGCAGGTGGATACAGTGGTGACCCTTGGTGGCCTGGCTGGACGCCTGGACCAGACCATGGCCTCCATCGAGACCCTCTTCCATGCCCAGAACATGACGGAGCTGCCTATCATTATCATCCAGGGGTGTTCCCTGGCTTACCTCCTCCGGGCAGTAAGGGGGCGCCGCTTATCTCCCATTCATCCCTTCATTATGGGTGCTCCTGCAAAGTGATTCAAAGCGATGAGTCCagatatatattttcatatatgCATCCATGACTTTTTTACATTAGCAAACAGGAAAACATGAAATTTAAGCGATTTTCAAAGTGTTGTGcgatataaatgagcattgaaTTGGCTGGTTTCTTTAGCAGTGTGCTAATGAGCATTGAATTGGCTGGTTTCTTTAGCAATGTGCTAATGAGCATTGAATTGGCTAAATCTGTTGGCACCACCATGTGACCGTGGACGTCACTAATCGTATTGCGTTTATCATAGGTCTGAAGCATAATAAGCTAAAGGAGGCCACCATTGATTTCATAATAAGAATCCTTTTATTCACCAAGTTCAAAAAGTACAAAGTGTTTGTTTTGGTGCAGGTGGCGTCATGGAGACAAACatacaaaagtacaaaaaacaatgaatagaattaaaataaaatatagacagaagtagaaataaaaacatgcaattcATAAATAAGCATGTAAAGGAAGGTTAGACTGCCAGATGTAGGGTACAGACCAATTTGTGGTCTGTGCAAATAACCTTGAAAAGTCAATAAGAGTATGCAATTCATGCAGtatatacaataaaaaaaagtaatactaaatattttcatttactttttatCCATTAAAAATGGAGTGTAGAGGAATGGATTCCCCTGCTGATAATCCAATATACACCTCAGACAGAGAATTGAGTAATTCTGCGGGGTACGATGACTTACTTTAAGCGAATTCAGGGGGAATCCAGCAAGACCCAGACCTGCAAATgatgtgtttgtgctgtttctGTTCAATTAACAGTGAATTATAAATATGATGGAAAATACCCGTCGCCTGTACACTGCGTTAAAGGCAAATTACCAAGGCAAAGCTTCTAATGCAGTGCTTCCGTGTTGGGATTAAACCGTGTTTATACAATCAAAATAATTAGCCAGCCACCAGTGGTGTGAGGGTTAGCGCAAGACACCTATGGGTACGGAATGAGTACGCGTTTGTTCACTGTTACAGCAAGGCAGCAGGATTCGCACGCAGTCGGTCACCCTAATTGGCATCACCTCGTTCATCGTGCCACCCTGTGCTTTGAAGACAGATTGCACCATCCCTTCCTTTGAAGTATGTGGGGCCCGAATCAACCGAGCCGGGCGTCAGGGGTTCTGAAATTATCACCCCCGCTGCTGTGAATCGGCTGTTCTGTGCTCCAAGGCGTCCTCCTACCAGCAGGCCTGTTACCCAGCTTGTGCTGTGGGCCTCCTGACAGACCCGGTGAAAGGGCCTGCCACTTTTAATGTCACCCCCTCCCTGCCGCTTTTAATGTCACCTCGTGCAAGAAAATGTTACTTCTCCAGCTTTTCTAGCACCCAGGGAAGGAAAGAGGACTTCCACTGTATACATAATATCCTCAGACCAAATTAATCTTCATGCATTCATAAATATGTACGTTAATGTGGTCTTTTACTTAGGACAACAATCCAGTCCCTTAGTAATTATTTTGGGCAGTAGTTTCTTTATAagtgtatgttttgttttaccGTCTTGGGGAAAGGCTAGTTAATTTTAGCCACGGTCACTATTTCTTCAGAGGGAGCTGTTATTAAAGGGCGTCTTCATTGTTAAAGCAAACAAACCCTATAACACAGTGTGTTTTGCTCCCCAGTTTCCTGTAgcatggatgggggggggttctggatCCCCCGGCCCCCTACCGGCCTGACGCCGTCTTCGTCTTCGCAGGGCGTGCGGCACCGGCTGGACGTCAACACGGGCCTGGAGGGGGATTGGTGCAGCCTGATTCCTGTGGGGGGGCCCTGTGCGACCAGAACCACGGGACTCAAGTGGAACCTCGGTGAGCCAGTGGCCGGTTAACGGAACCGTCGCTCCGCATGACGACTCTCATGATAAGGAACCGTCGCTCCGCATGACGACTCTCATGATAAGGAGCCTGCTGTGGGGGGCGGTGACGGTTTATTATGGACCAGATGGGATTCATATACTTAACGGGGATGATTATAATGCATCCATAAGAAATTCAagccaaaggggggggggaaataagTGGCCGTTTGTCAGAACTCCACAGAAACAAGGCAGCAGCGAAGCTAAAGGCTGTGTGGTGAGAGAGGATGCCGCCGAATGACACGCCTCTGGAACTCGGGCTGTAGTCAGATGGTGTTACAAACAGACACATTTAAAAGCTGTAGGTGCTGCTTATGAATGGGTCTGAACATGTACATTGtatgtccctccccccccccccagtattttACTGCCCTAATCTGACCAGATGTCTCAGAACATTGTTGGTTCACTCTGTATTGGAAGGTTTCCCCCATTAACACTCGGAGGAAGAAGCGGAGATTTAAAAAGCATTAGTTTCATTTGATTCTGTAGCACATGACAGCCAATGCATGATCTCTAGCCAATCACAGAAGTCCCCTCATGACTTGGAGCATCATGGTTGGTCAGTCTCTGTCCCCCGTTATCCAAAGAGTGCCTTATTGCCTCGAGTTTGCACATATCACCTCCTCTACAGCTGGAGCCCCTGGGCGGTGATTGTCTGATGCCGGTGATTGTCCGATTGTCCATGTTTCTGTTGTAGCAGACCGACATTGAAGCAAGATTTGTTTTCACCTGCCTTGACAAGCATTAGTCTATGAGCGTGTGCAGGGAGGGAAATAACTTTAATGGGAGACTTATGTTGATTTTTGTCTGTGGTAATAATGTGACTGAAAGCTAagatgaactttattgatctcaGAGGGAGAGAGACGTTCTGAGAGGCGgtttaaaagtatttaaaaggTACCTAGAGATTCtttctttaaattaaaataaaaaacagtagTATTGTGATTGATCAGACacagtggggtggtgggggggggcaggtgtgacTGGAGAAGCTTCCCCTTGGTGACACGGCTTTTCCAGTCTGACACGCTGTGATATCGCCTCTGTCCTACCTGAGTCCAGCTGAAAGGCCGTCACGGGAATAACGGGCCGGCGCTGCTGCGGACTGCCAATCTCCCGTCAGCGTGGGCAGCGTGAAATCCCTCAGACATGGGGGAGGCGTCCCCAGTGCGTCAGTAAACGGGGGCTTAGCCTCAAAGGAAAGCTGGGACCATCTCTGCAGGGATTCCAAGCTAT
The Paramormyrops kingsleyae isolate MSU_618 chromosome 4, PKINGS_0.4, whole genome shotgun sequence genome window above contains:
- the LOC140588810 gene encoding thiamine pyrophosphokinase 1-like encodes the protein MASIETLFHAQNMTELPIIIIQGCSLAYLLRAGVRHRLDVNTGLEGDWCSLIPVGGPCATRTTGLKWNLDGQVLQFGKLVSTSNTYEAHDAEEDRKPVLVQSDRPLLWSMGIHRK